A region from the Pempheris klunzingeri isolate RE-2024b chromosome 17, fPemKlu1.hap1, whole genome shotgun sequence genome encodes:
- the cbx4 gene encoding E3 SUMO-protein ligase CBX4, with product MELPAAGEHVFAVEGIEKKRIRKGKIEYLVKWRGWSPKYNTWEPEENILDPRLLVAFQHRERQEQQMGYRKRGPKPKHLLLQVPSFARRSSIPAGFEESSQDAEGSLKPDPVQVQRPQPQQYQLNSKKHHQYQPSSQEVPADQLSNGKKKFIYQLNSKKHHHYEPDPSMYDAQASRLKEVVKVQEPASKPANPGWNLPLALQQKWVRDKDTGCLSKVKELAVEVRKPAVKDAESEHALKPNPKEATLPSSISSKMKIIKNKNKNGRIVIVMSKYMDSNKVHGVKGKHGESSSEEKPQNTKPSENNPAHTTKMVEYPENGIPKEICNGSSPPAAEHPIKCSPKDRHFSKPSPSTAEEYNTEVARGQADLPDDLPLQLTASSPLTSWAVDTNIPTPTAVDQIRIPSFPNDRKRKLSDPAEDRSVSKAYLTSRSFSVPSTVVTPPQDKPMDLHCSGPRHSSTCTYEVMDSGSQEEPMDLSCPKTKKQVEPETQPEPEPAVKDTPPVIEDTQKSTEKSKEAPAKKISPFMGNIIITDITTNSLTVTFKEYVSF from the exons ATGGAGCTCCCTGCCGCCGGAGAGCACGTCTTTGCGGTGGAGGGCATCGAAAAGAAGCGCATCCGCAAG GGCAAGATAGAGTACCTGGTCAAGTGGCGAGGCTGGTCACCTAA ATACAACACATGGGAGCCAGAGGAGAACATCCTTGACCCGCGTCTCCTCGTCGCGTTTCAGCACAG agagaggcaggagcAGCAGATGGGATATCGTAAACGGGGgccaaaaccaaaacatctcTTACTCCAG GTCCCGTCTTTTGCCAGAAGATCCAGTATTCCTGCAGGTTTCGAGGAATCGTCTCAGGACGCAGAGGGTAGCCTCAAACCTGATCCCGTCCAGGTCCAGCGCCCCCAGCCTCAGCAGTACCAGCTGAACAGCAAGAAGCACCATCAGTACCAGCCCAGCAGCCAGGAGGTCCCTGCTGACCAGCTATCCAACGGCAAGAAGAAGTTCATCTACCAGCTCAACAGCAAGAAGCACCACCACTATGAGCCTGACCCGAGTATGTACGACGCGCAGGCTTCTCGGCTCAAAGAGGTGGTCAAAGTTCAGGAACCTGCCAGTAAACCAGCAAATCCCGGCTGGAACTTACCGCTGGCCCTGCAGCAGAAATGGGTTCGCGACAAAGACACGGGCTGCTTGAGCAAAGTCAAAGAGCTGGCAGTGGAGGTGAGGAAACCAGCTGTTAAAGACGCTGAGAGTGAGCATGCTCTTAAACCCAATCCTAAAGAAGCAACCCTGCCTAGCTCaatcagcagcaaaatgaagataatcaagaataaaaacaagaatgGACGTATTGTTATTGTCATGAGCAAATATATGGACAGCAACAAGGTTCATGGAGTAAAGGGTAAACACGGGGAATCATCGAGTGAAGAGAAACCTCAAAACACCAAACCATCTGAGAACAATCCAGCACACACAACCAAAATGGTGGAGTACCCGGAGAACGGTATCCCCAAAGAGATCTGCAATGGCAGCTCTCCCCCTGCCGCAGAGCATCCCATAAAGTGTTCCCCAAAGGACAGACATTTCTCCAAACCTTCGCCAAGCACAGCAGAGGAATACAACACCGAAGTGGCTCGTGGTCAGGCTGATTTACCGGATGACCTACCCCTCCAGCTGACCGCCAGCTCACCCCTGACGTCCTGGGCTGTTGACACCAACATCCCAACCCCCACAGCCGTCGACCAGATCAGGATCCCCTCTTTCCCCAACGACCGCAAGCGAAAGCTATCAGATCCCGCGGAGGACAGGAGTGTTTCTAAAGCCTACCTGACTTCCAGAAGCTTCAGTGTCCCCAGCACTGTGGTCACGCCACCTCAGGACAAACCTATGGACCTCCACTGTAGTGGGCCACGCCACAGCAGTACATGTACATATGAGGTTATGGACTCCGGCAGCCAAGAGGAGCCGATGGACCTCAGCTGCCCAAAGACTAAGAAGCAGGTGGAGCCGGAAACACAGCCGGAGCCTGAGCCTGCTGTCAAAGACACACCACCTGTGATAGAAGACACTCAGAAATCCACAGAGAAATCGAAAGAAGCACCTGCGAAAAAAATCTCCCCTTTTATGGGAAATATCATAATCACTGATATCACAACAAACAGTCTCACTGTCACCTTCAAGGAATATGTTTCTTTCTAA